One uncultured Caproiciproducens sp. DNA segment encodes these proteins:
- a CDS encoding sigma-70 family RNA polymerase sigma factor has translation MRRKSNLSLDLFGDRLNISRGADDDGGEHEKMLRVLRRVMEGELTERQRDCVRLRYFEDKSVREVAEVIGITAPTVSKHLKKARARLHKVMEYSFSRLN, from the coding sequence ATGAGAAGGAAAAGCAATTTGAGCCTTGATTTGTTCGGGGACCGGCTCAATATCAGCCGCGGCGCGGATGATGACGGGGGCGAGCATGAAAAGATGCTTAGGGTGCTGAGGCGTGTAATGGAGGGAGAACTGACCGAGCGCCAGCGCGATTGCGTGCGGCTGCGGTATTTTGAGGATAAAAGTGTGCGTGAGGTCGCCGAAGTCATTGGAATCACAGCGCCGACTGTGTCAAAGCACTTGAAAAAAGCGCGTGCCAGGCTCCATAAAGTAATGGAATATTCTTTTTCAAGACTGAATTGA
- the mnmA gene encoding tRNA 2-thiouridine(34) synthase MnmA: MKKKVMLGMSGGVDSSVAALLLLKAGYDVTGVTMRLRPDEYMSQSAAGGCCSLDDIDDARRVAYKLGIEHLVLNFTDVFEKDVIDYFAAQYAAGLTPNPCIACNRYVKFDAMLRRAKELDFDYIATGHYAVIEQNETGRWLLKKAPASKDQSYVLYSFTQEQLSRTLMPLGDYTKPQARAMAEEAGLPVAHKPDSQEICFVENNDYAGFIERYTGQKAPTGNFIDTDGNPLGRHLGVTHYTIGQRKGLGLTFGKPMYVTKIDTVHNQITLGEEGSQYASSLVAADLNFIPFDTLQDEMEITAKVRYQAQPARAKLIPLAEGKVRVDFEEAQRAVTPGQAVVFYDGDIVVGGGTIQAE, translated from the coding sequence ATGAAGAAAAAAGTAATGCTCGGCATGAGCGGCGGCGTGGACAGTTCCGTCGCCGCGCTTTTGCTGCTGAAGGCCGGATATGACGTCACCGGAGTTACCATGAGGCTTCGCCCGGACGAATACATGTCACAGAGCGCGGCGGGCGGATGCTGCTCGCTCGACGATATTGACGACGCGCGCAGGGTTGCCTACAAGCTTGGCATTGAACATCTGGTGCTCAATTTTACCGACGTCTTTGAAAAAGACGTCATCGATTATTTTGCGGCACAGTACGCGGCCGGGCTAACGCCCAATCCGTGTATTGCGTGCAACCGCTATGTAAAATTCGACGCAATGCTCCGACGCGCAAAGGAGCTTGATTTCGACTATATTGCCACCGGTCACTATGCTGTTATTGAACAGAACGAAACCGGACGCTGGCTTTTGAAAAAAGCCCCTGCCAGCAAGGATCAGAGCTATGTGCTGTACTCTTTTACGCAGGAGCAGCTGAGCCGCACCCTGATGCCGCTGGGGGACTACACCAAACCGCAGGCGCGCGCCATGGCGGAGGAAGCCGGCCTGCCTGTTGCGCACAAACCGGACAGTCAGGAAATCTGCTTTGTGGAAAACAATGATTATGCCGGATTTATTGAGCGGTATACCGGTCAAAAAGCGCCCACAGGCAATTTTATCGATACAGACGGCAACCCACTCGGGCGCCATCTAGGCGTAACACACTATACCATCGGGCAGCGCAAAGGGTTGGGCCTCACCTTTGGAAAGCCGATGTATGTGACAAAAATCGACACGGTACATAATCAGATTACGCTGGGCGAAGAGGGCAGCCAGTACGCGTCTTCCCTGGTTGCGGCAGACCTCAATTTTATTCCGTTTGATACCCTGCAGGACGAAATGGAAATCACCGCCAAGGTTCGCTATCAGGCGCAGCCCGCAAGAGCGAAGCTTATCCCGCTTGCCGAAGGCAAAGTCCGTGTGGACTTTGAAGAAGCGCAGCGAGCGGTCACGCCGGGGCAGGCTGTCGTATTCTACGACGGCGATATCGTGGTCGGCGGCGGCACCATCCAGGCTGAATAA
- a CDS encoding zinc-ribbon domain-containing protein, which translates to MLSVFTVGLLGLMLIAIGDLMDRVDILEAKLEIDKNPQSNEQGIMQITCPHCGKQYDMDYPKCPYCGHTI; encoded by the coding sequence TTGCTTAGTGTTTTTACAGTGGGACTTTTGGGGTTAATGCTGATCGCCATCGGGGATTTGATGGACAGGGTGGATATCCTTGAGGCGAAACTGGAAATTGATAAGAATCCGCAGAGCAATGAACAGGGAATTATGCAGATAACCTGTCCCCATTGCGGCAAACAGTATGATATGGATTATCCGAAATGCCCCTATTGCGGGCATACCATTTAA
- a CDS encoding stage II sporulation protein P, giving the protein MKNWTQKATGICSVALMFAAIACVLGRLPVLQAKDAAFAAAGFIMPAGAAEVIKEDYLEEDEEDNASPDSGLPNSSGISSAPASSQSTASGTPASSQAASSAASSGGSSAITLPKGVKEMSIANSGTQYNNIWVKNTNKNHTVDVASELQKQPAVKIIKNSTPQVLIYHTHTTEAFLGDTRSQDKSKSVVAVGDQIAAQLKAAGINVVHDTTLHDYPSYNGSYDRSKVTMQNDLKKYPGIQVTLDIHRDAMGTSDGTRIKPTVTINGKKAAQVMIISGCDDDGTLGFPNWEYNLRLAVRLQKSLADLYPGLGRPLNFCARKYNENLTKGSLLVEFGTEVNTLDEAVYSGELFGKALVNVLNNLT; this is encoded by the coding sequence ATGAAAAATTGGACACAAAAGGCAACGGGGATTTGCTCGGTTGCACTGATGTTCGCGGCAATAGCGTGTGTTTTGGGGCGCTTACCGGTACTGCAGGCGAAAGACGCGGCATTTGCCGCCGCGGGGTTCATCATGCCCGCGGGTGCCGCTGAGGTAATAAAAGAGGATTATCTGGAGGAGGATGAAGAGGATAACGCGTCGCCCGACAGCGGGCTGCCGAATTCTTCCGGCATCAGTTCCGCTCCGGCTAGTTCGCAAAGTACCGCTTCCGGTACGCCGGCCAGTTCACAGGCCGCTTCAAGTGCGGCATCAAGCGGGGGTTCCTCAGCCATTACCCTGCCGAAGGGTGTAAAAGAAATGAGCATTGCCAACTCCGGAACACAATATAATAATATATGGGTGAAAAATACAAATAAAAACCATACTGTAGATGTGGCGTCAGAACTTCAAAAACAACCGGCGGTGAAAATAATCAAAAATTCCACGCCGCAGGTTTTAATTTACCATACCCACACCACCGAAGCATTTTTAGGGGACACACGAAGCCAGGATAAATCCAAAAGCGTGGTTGCTGTGGGCGACCAGATCGCGGCCCAGCTGAAAGCCGCGGGAATCAACGTAGTTCACGATACCACCCTCCATGACTATCCGAGCTACAACGGTTCCTATGACCGTTCCAAAGTAACGATGCAAAACGATTTGAAAAAATATCCGGGAATTCAGGTAACGCTCGACATTCACCGCGACGCCATGGGAACCTCCGACGGAACAAGAATCAAGCCGACCGTGACAATAAACGGCAAAAAAGCCGCGCAGGTGATGATTATTTCAGGCTGTGACGATGATGGTACACTGGGATTCCCCAACTGGGAATACAACTTAAGGCTTGCCGTCCGTCTTCAGAAATCGCTGGCCGATTTGTACCCCGGATTGGGACGCCCGTTGAATTTTTGTGCGCGCAAATACAATGAAAATTTAACAAAAGGGTCCCTGCTGGTGGAATTCGGTACCGAAGTCAACACCCTTGACGAAGCGGTATATTCCGGTGAACTATTCGGAAAGGCGCTTGTCAATGTTCTGAACAACCTAACATAA
- the tadA gene encoding tRNA adenosine(34) deaminase TadA, whose product MDRDELFMRQALMLAQEAAQDGEVPVGAVIVKDNAVIAAGRNRRENGKNALCHAELEAIDQACRLLGGWRLWQCELFVTLEPCPMCAGAIINARIPRVVYGARDAKAGSCGSVVNLFELPYNHSPALVGDVLADECALLLTEFFKKLRDKK is encoded by the coding sequence ATGGACAGGGATGAATTGTTTATGCGCCAAGCGCTAATGCTCGCGCAGGAAGCGGCACAGGACGGCGAGGTGCCGGTCGGTGCCGTGATTGTGAAAGACAACGCCGTCATTGCGGCGGGCCGCAATCGCCGGGAGAACGGCAAAAACGCATTGTGCCACGCGGAGCTGGAGGCAATTGACCAGGCGTGCCGGCTGCTGGGGGGATGGCGGCTCTGGCAGTGCGAACTGTTTGTTACGCTGGAGCCCTGCCCAATGTGTGCGGGTGCAATAATCAACGCGCGGATTCCAAGGGTTGTTTACGGTGCGCGGGACGCAAAAGCCGGTTCCTGCGGTTCCGTAGTCAATCTGTTTGAGCTGCCTTACAACCACAGCCCTGCACTTGTCGGCGACGTGCTCGCGGACGAATGCGCGCTGCTGCTTACGGAGTTCTTTAAGAAGCTGAGAGATAAAAAATAG
- a CDS encoding amino acid ABC transporter ATP-binding protein: MIKINNLSKWYGKNKVLNNINFEVAPSEVVVIIGSSGSGKSTLLRCINFLEIAQKGTITIDGKIINAKTKKLHLVRQEVGMVFQHFNLFPHMTVMNNVIEGLTQVKGIPKDKAIEDGRRILDKVGMLDKADVYPAMISGGQKQRVAIARALAMEPKIMLFDEPTSALDPELVGDVLEVMKNLANDGMTMVVVTHEMGFAREVADKMIYMDVGHIIEEGTPDRIFDKPQEERTKEFLSRIL; the protein is encoded by the coding sequence ATGATTAAAATCAACAATCTGAGTAAATGGTATGGTAAAAACAAGGTTCTAAACAATATAAATTTTGAAGTTGCTCCCAGCGAAGTCGTTGTAATCATTGGCTCAAGCGGATCGGGAAAGAGTACCCTGCTGCGATGTATCAACTTTCTTGAAATTGCACAAAAAGGAACCATCACGATTGACGGAAAAATCATTAACGCTAAGACCAAAAAACTTCATTTGGTTCGTCAAGAGGTAGGAATGGTCTTTCAGCATTTCAATCTATTTCCGCACATGACGGTGATGAACAACGTGATTGAAGGGCTTACGCAGGTGAAGGGGATTCCGAAAGACAAGGCGATTGAAGATGGCAGGCGAATACTTGATAAAGTAGGAATGCTCGATAAAGCGGACGTTTATCCCGCTATGATTTCCGGCGGGCAAAAACAAAGGGTGGCAATTGCCCGCGCTCTTGCGATGGAACCAAAAATCATGCTGTTTGACGAACCGACTTCCGCACTTGACCCGGAGTTGGTAGGAGACGTTTTGGAAGTAATGAAAAACCTAGCAAACGATGGGATGACAATGGTGGTTGTTACACATGAAATGGGGTTTGCCCGTGAAGTTGCAGACAAAATGATTTATATGGATGTAGGTCATATTATAGAAGAGGGGACACCGGATCGAATTTTTGATAAACCCCAAGAGGAAAGAACTAAGGAGTTTTTAAGCCGTATTCTATAA
- a CDS encoding amino acid ABC transporter permease, which produces MNGWDFTYAFKYFNMFIPAALMTFEVTAFGICIGVILGFIFALMRLSKYKILSIPAKAYIWIIRGTPLLLQLLMIYYGLVNIISIDNLPAAFVALGVHNGAYIAEIFRGAIESVDLGQREAGVSLGMTKWKMMRRIILPQAFKRAVPSLSNQFIIALKDSSLASSIAVPELLLKAKQIGSSNFRLMEMLSVAAVFYLVMTSVLTIITSLIERRLKVSTRRA; this is translated from the coding sequence TTGAACGGATGGGATTTTACCTACGCATTTAAATATTTTAATATGTTTATTCCAGCGGCTCTAATGACGTTTGAAGTAACCGCGTTTGGTATTTGTATTGGGGTAATATTAGGATTCATTTTCGCATTAATGCGTCTTTCAAAGTACAAAATTTTAAGCATACCAGCAAAAGCTTATATTTGGATTATTAGAGGGACCCCTTTGCTGCTTCAACTTTTAATGATTTATTATGGACTGGTCAATATTATCAGTATAGATAATCTGCCGGCTGCATTTGTTGCGCTGGGAGTACATAATGGCGCATATATTGCCGAAATATTCAGAGGCGCAATCGAATCTGTAGACCTAGGGCAAAGAGAAGCCGGGGTTTCCCTAGGCATGACAAAGTGGAAAATGATGCGACGCATCATCCTTCCGCAAGCCTTTAAACGCGCCGTCCCTTCTTTGAGCAATCAATTTATTATTGCGCTGAAGGATTCTTCTCTTGCCAGTTCCATAGCGGTTCCGGAACTGCTGCTGAAAGCAAAGCAGATTGGTTCATCGAATTTCAGGCTAATGGAGATGCTCTCCGTTGCAGCGGTTTTTTATCTTGTCATGACATCAGTGCTTACAATCATAACAAGCCTGATTGAACGACGCCTTAAAGTCAGCACCCGTCGAGCATAG
- the spoVAE gene encoding stage V sporulation protein AE, with amino-acid sequence MDYLWAFLIGGAICAVGQVLIDFTKMTPARILVLFVTLGVALTGLGLYQPLVDLAGAGATVPLTGFGYSMAKGTLEAVREHGLLGAFSGGVAASAAGIAAAVFFGYIAALFSKSGDKS; translated from the coding sequence GTGGATTATTTATGGGCGTTTTTAATTGGGGGTGCGATTTGCGCGGTCGGTCAGGTATTGATTGATTTTACTAAAATGACGCCGGCCAGAATCCTTGTTTTATTTGTTACGCTGGGTGTGGCGCTGACAGGGCTGGGGCTGTATCAGCCGCTTGTAGATCTCGCGGGTGCGGGTGCGACGGTGCCGCTGACCGGCTTTGGGTATTCGATGGCGAAAGGGACGCTTGAAGCGGTTAGGGAACACGGATTGCTGGGTGCGTTCTCGGGCGGTGTCGCGGCGAGTGCCGCGGGAATTGCGGCCGCAGTATTCTTCGGATATATTGCCGCGCTGTTTTCAAAGTCCGGGGATAAGAGCTAG
- the rpsT gene encoding 30S ribosomal protein S20 encodes MPNIQSAKKRVKVIATKTLINKSFNSGLKTDIKKANLAVESNDASKADAVKVAIKKIDQAAAKGILHKNTAARKKSALARKLNAVNA; translated from the coding sequence ATGCCAAACATTCAATCAGCCAAAAAACGCGTAAAGGTTATTGCTACAAAAACGCTCATCAACAAGTCCTTTAACTCCGGACTTAAAACAGATATAAAGAAAGCAAACCTTGCCGTAGAGTCCAATGATGCCAGCAAAGCGGATGCCGTTAAGGTTGCGATCAAGAAGATTGACCAAGCTGCAGCAAAAGGAATTCTGCACAAGAATACAGCCGCAAGGAAGAAATCAGCTCTTGCACGCAAGCTGAACGCGGTAAATGCATAA
- the gpr gene encoding GPR endopeptidase encodes MVFRTDLALENTEPGRHVTREEKGCTITHIEEDNNTYVTLEVQSISDHLDSDNSLLRLTAQELTALLPEKGSVLVAGLGNRAITPDALGPLAAEKILATRHIKGELARVTGLDKLRPVSVVSPGVLGCTGIEAFEVLKALVKELKPDVVIAIDALAARSPSRLGCTVQLCTAGISPGAGVGNARPRIDESTLGVPVVSMGIPTVVDAATLAADLLDGETGGVEEKIAPRGAQMMVTPREIDLIISRGARLLSMGVNVALNPTLGIEDFEELA; translated from the coding sequence ATGGTATTCCGTACCGATCTTGCGCTGGAAAATACGGAGCCCGGCAGGCACGTTACTCGGGAAGAAAAAGGGTGTACAATCACACACATTGAAGAGGATAACAACACCTATGTTACGCTGGAGGTTCAATCGATTTCGGACCACCTTGACAGTGACAACAGCCTGTTGAGGCTGACCGCACAGGAGCTGACCGCGCTGCTGCCCGAAAAAGGAAGCGTGCTTGTGGCGGGCCTTGGCAACCGGGCAATTACGCCGGATGCGCTTGGTCCGCTGGCCGCCGAAAAAATTCTGGCCACACGGCACATCAAGGGCGAACTGGCACGCGTGACGGGACTGGATAAATTAAGACCCGTTTCCGTGGTCAGTCCCGGCGTGCTGGGCTGTACCGGAATTGAAGCTTTTGAAGTTCTGAAAGCACTTGTAAAAGAACTGAAACCGGATGTTGTGATCGCGATTGACGCACTGGCCGCGCGCAGTCCGTCCCGGCTGGGATGCACCGTGCAGCTCTGCACCGCGGGAATCTCCCCGGGAGCCGGTGTGGGAAACGCCCGCCCGCGTATTGATGAGAGCACGCTTGGCGTCCCGGTGGTCAGCATGGGGATTCCGACCGTGGTGGACGCCGCAACGCTTGCGGCCGACCTGCTCGACGGCGAAACGGGCGGCGTGGAGGAAAAGATTGCACCGCGCGGAGCCCAGATGATGGTGACCCCGCGTGAAATTGATCTGATTATTTCAAGGGGCGCGCGGCTTTTAAGCATGGGCGTCAATGTGGCGCTGAATCCGACCCTCGGTATTGAGGATTTTGAAGAATTGGCCTGA
- a CDS encoding CpXC domain-containing protein encodes MPSLGNRDVGCPHCGAVVKTQMSPEINAGENPDLRQRVLDETLFDWKCPECGYEAQLVYPCLYHDKKNNFMVYVVPNSGCCSLQPVNVGETFPQFSGLTKRVVTSLAGLKEKVLIFEAGLNDFAVELVKLALTDVAGKKHNKTATAGYFCFIDEKENRIGFSFFLQDEEEPVQQGTRMDAYNKSLEIVESVGAVSQDDDFIAVDSVAAENILRVYRGEEE; translated from the coding sequence ATGCCATCGCTTGGAAACAGGGACGTGGGCTGCCCTCACTGCGGCGCTGTGGTAAAAACACAGATGAGTCCCGAAATCAATGCCGGAGAAAATCCGGATTTAAGGCAGCGTGTGCTCGACGAAACACTGTTTGACTGGAAATGCCCCGAGTGCGGCTATGAAGCGCAGCTGGTTTATCCTTGCCTTTATCATGATAAAAAAAACAATTTTATGGTATATGTCGTGCCCAACAGCGGCTGCTGTTCGCTTCAGCCTGTGAATGTAGGCGAAACCTTTCCGCAGTTTAGCGGGCTGACCAAACGGGTTGTTACTTCTTTGGCGGGACTGAAAGAAAAAGTGCTTATTTTTGAAGCCGGTTTAAACGATTTTGCAGTGGAACTTGTGAAACTTGCCCTTACCGATGTGGCGGGTAAAAAGCACAATAAGACGGCGACGGCCGGCTATTTTTGTTTTATAGATGAAAAAGAAAACCGGATTGGCTTTTCCTTTTTCCTGCAGGATGAAGAGGAACCTGTTCAGCAGGGAACGCGGATGGACGCTTACAATAAATCACTTGAAATTGTGGAAAGTGTCGGCGCGGTTTCGCAGGATGACGATTTTATTGCGGTGGATTCAGTTGCCGCTGAAAATATTTTGCGGGTGTACCGCGGCGAAGAGGAGTAA
- a CDS encoding transporter substrate-binding domain-containing protein codes for MAFKKSSVVLSVLLSVCFLFTACTSGQGAQSSADKKEDSLQRVLTAGKLTVVGSGGYPPFNYIDDGGNVVGFDVDVGKEIAKRMDVKLDYVTGEWSGLVEGLRSGRYDGILGSMAITDERLQSVNFTIPYYYSGAQLVVRNDSKVKDAGEMKGKTIAVATGTNYEQDAKSLGAKTSLYDDDNSTMLELISGRVDGVITDRLVALGAIEKMEKGKDLTLSGNILRLEKMGIAINKSDTALLDKMNEIVQKMHDDGTLTTISKKWHNGADITIK; via the coding sequence ATGGCTTTTAAAAAATCAAGTGTCGTGTTATCGGTTTTGCTGTCTGTCTGTTTTTTATTTACAGCATGTACAAGCGGACAGGGAGCTCAGAGCAGCGCTGACAAAAAAGAAGACAGCCTCCAAAGAGTTCTCACTGCGGGAAAGCTGACCGTTGTTGGCAGCGGAGGATACCCTCCTTTCAACTATATTGACGATGGCGGCAATGTCGTGGGGTTTGATGTTGACGTAGGCAAAGAAATTGCAAAAAGAATGGACGTTAAGCTGGACTATGTGACCGGCGAATGGTCCGGGTTGGTTGAGGGGCTGCGCAGCGGCCGCTATGACGGAATTCTGGGAAGCATGGCGATTACGGATGAAAGACTTCAATCGGTCAATTTTACAATCCCTTATTATTATTCGGGCGCACAGCTCGTAGTACGCAACGATTCAAAGGTTAAAGATGCGGGCGAAATGAAAGGAAAAACAATTGCTGTGGCAACCGGCACAAATTATGAGCAGGATGCAAAGAGCCTGGGCGCGAAAACGAGCCTTTATGACGATGATAATTCAACCATGCTGGAACTGATCAGCGGCAGAGTAGACGGTGTTATAACCGACAGGCTGGTAGCTCTTGGGGCGATTGAGAAAATGGAAAAAGGGAAGGATCTGACTCTTTCAGGCAACATACTGCGTTTAGAAAAAATGGGTATTGCAATTAACAAATCAGACACTGCTTTACTGGATAAAATGAATGAAATTGTACAAAAAATGCATGATGACGGTACTTTAACAACAATCAGCAAAAAATGGCATAATGGAGCAGATATTACCATTAAATAA
- a CDS encoding DUF5640 domain-containing protein: MKAKSWMMILSAVLLLALAGCKTVPANTNSDGIVGTWKDAYGLTEYQFETGGTMKIEALDLGSFKGTYHIEDGKITIEYSVVVKKVKDTYTLKLDGNKMYLNDQEFTRKK; the protein is encoded by the coding sequence ATGAAGGCAAAATCATGGATGATGATTCTGTCCGCGGTTTTGCTGCTGGCTTTGGCAGGCTGTAAAACGGTTCCCGCCAATACGAACAGTGACGGTATTGTCGGCACCTGGAAGGACGCCTACGGATTAACGGAGTATCAGTTTGAAACGGGCGGCACAATGAAAATAGAAGCGCTTGACCTTGGCTCGTTCAAGGGAACTTATCATATAGAAGACGGTAAAATTACGATTGAGTACAGCGTAGTTGTAAAAAAAGTCAAGGATACCTACACCCTCAAACTGGACGGGAACAAAATGTATCTGAACGATCAGGAATTTACCCGGAAAAAGTAG
- the asnB gene encoding asparagine synthase (glutamine-hydrolyzing), translated as MCGLCGFTGEVIDRDAVIKTMTDKITHRGPDSSGIFTDHDISMGFRRLSIIDIASTGDQPIYNEDKTLVLMFNGEIYNYLELREILIEKGHQFYTQTDSEVLVHGFEEWHEELLNKLRGMFAFAIWNTQEKSLFIARDYFGIKPMHYTQVGQSFVYASEIKSILDFPGFEKKFNKNALNNYISFEYAVPPETFFENVFCLMPAHYLWYRDGKVETHRYWEPKFDEDAGMTKEEAVAEIEKVFEDSVSAHKISDVEVGCFLSSGVDSSYVSTYFSGQKTFTVGFDYGEKYNEIDYAKNLSAEIGVEHHCKVITADEYWGNIRKVQYHMDQPLADASCIALYFVSKMASEYVKVVLSGEGADELFGGYNIYHGPDDFARYKKLPLGLRKALAALAKKLPFSFKGKNFLIRGALPIEETFIGNCSMFTLEEKRSLLRSDIPITRPQEMTKKYYDRVKDKDDVTKMQYLDINVWLVGDILLKADRMSMANSLELRVPFLDKEVFKVASRIPRKLRVNKENTKYAMRQAAMKHLPDATAQKKKLGFPVPTRVWLKDEKYYGIVKDAFTGEIAKQFFNTDVLMTFLNDHYSGKCDNNRKIWTIFVFLIWYDIYFNGGSHEPGDLPVIK; from the coding sequence ATGTGCGGATTATGCGGATTTACCGGTGAAGTGATTGACCGCGACGCGGTGATTAAAACCATGACGGATAAAATTACGCACAGGGGACCGGATTCCAGCGGTATTTTTACGGATCATGATATTTCCATGGGCTTCCGGCGCCTCAGTATCATTGACATTGCCTCCACGGGTGACCAGCCGATTTACAACGAGGATAAAACACTGGTGCTCATGTTTAACGGCGAAATATATAATTACCTGGAACTCAGGGAAATATTAATCGAAAAAGGGCATCAGTTTTATACACAGACCGATTCCGAGGTGCTGGTGCACGGGTTTGAGGAATGGCACGAAGAGCTTCTCAACAAGCTGCGCGGCATGTTTGCGTTTGCAATTTGGAACACGCAGGAGAAAAGCCTGTTTATTGCGCGCGATTATTTTGGCATTAAACCGATGCATTACACGCAGGTCGGCCAAAGCTTTGTTTATGCTTCGGAAATTAAGAGCATTCTCGACTTTCCCGGATTTGAAAAGAAGTTTAATAAGAACGCACTCAATAATTATATTTCTTTTGAATATGCCGTTCCGCCGGAAACTTTTTTTGAAAATGTATTCTGCCTGATGCCGGCCCACTATCTTTGGTACAGGGACGGAAAGGTCGAAACGCACCGCTACTGGGAGCCCAAATTCGACGAAGACGCCGGCATGACGAAGGAAGAAGCCGTCGCCGAAATCGAAAAGGTGTTTGAGGACTCGGTCAGCGCCCATAAAATCAGCGATGTGGAAGTAGGTTGCTTTTTGTCGAGCGGCGTGGATTCCAGTTATGTTTCCACCTATTTCTCCGGTCAAAAGACCTTTACGGTCGGCTTTGATTACGGGGAAAAGTACAACGAAATAGACTATGCGAAAAACCTGTCCGCTGAAATCGGCGTGGAGCACCACTGCAAGGTGATTACGGCCGACGAATACTGGGGAAATATCCGTAAGGTGCAGTACCACATGGACCAGCCGCTTGCCGACGCGTCCTGTATTGCTCTTTATTTTGTTTCCAAAATGGCGAGTGAATATGTGAAGGTTGTGCTTTCCGGCGAAGGCGCGGACGAGCTGTTCGGCGGATACAATATTTACCACGGGCCGGACGACTTTGCAAGATACAAAAAACTGCCGCTCGGCCTGCGCAAAGCGCTGGCGGCGCTGGCGAAAAAGCTTCCGTTTTCTTTCAAGGGCAAAAACTTCCTAATCCGCGGCGCGCTGCCGATTGAGGAAACTTTTATTGGCAACTGCAGCATGTTTACGCTTGAGGAAAAGCGCAGCCTGCTCAGAAGCGATATCCCGATTACCCGGCCGCAGGAAATGACCAAAAAATACTATGACCGTGTGAAGGACAAGGACGACGTGACCAAGATGCAGTATCTTGACATCAATGTCTGGCTTGTCGGCGATATTCTTTTGAAGGCAGACCGCATGAGCATGGCGAACTCGCTGGAGCTACGCGTGCCGTTTCTCGACAAAGAAGTTTTCAAGGTTGCCTCGCGCATCCCCAGAAAACTGAGGGTGAATAAGGAAAATACCAAATACGCAATGCGGCAGGCCGCAATGAAGCATCTGCCGGATGCGACCGCGCAGAAGAAAAAATTGGGTTTCCCTGTACCGACCAGAGTCTGGCTCAAGGATGAAAAATACTATGGAATCGTAAAAGACGCTTTTACCGGTGAAATTGCAAAACAGTTTTTCAACACCGACGTGCTGATGACTTTTTTGAACGACCATTACAGCGGCAAATGCGACAACAACCGTAAGATCTGGACAATTTTCGTGTTCCTTATCTGGTATGATATTTATTTTAACGGCGGTTCTCACGAACCGGGCGACCTTCCGGTTATCAAATAG